Proteins encoded in a region of the Macaca mulatta isolate MMU2019108-1 chromosome X, T2T-MMU8v2.0, whole genome shotgun sequence genome:
- the LOC100427564 gene encoding LOW QUALITY PROTEIN: putative SNURF-like protein (The sequence of the model RefSeq protein was modified relative to this genomic sequence to represent the inferred CDS: inserted 1 base in 1 codon), whose amino-acid sequence MEQARDHLHLRCTTEQHMPEVEVQVKYRTAALSNQECQLYLRHSQQQQVPVVDFQAKLRQAFITETPRCGKXPYWNNEEAESGQKPGSIYCLLLFIREGMSNSLIKREMSNFEILSKNKRIEAFVMFLFLLLWKLYL is encoded by the exons ATGGAGCAAGCAAGGGATCACTTACACCTGAGATGCACTACAGAACAGCACATGCCAGAGGTGGAAGTTCAAGTCAAATACAGAACAGCTGCACTGAGCAACCAAGAGTGTCAACTGTACCTGAGGCATTCTCAGCAGCAGCAAGTGCCTGTGGTGGATTTCCAGGCCAAACTGAGACAGGCGTTCATAACTGAGACACCAAGATGTGGTA CGCCGTACTGGAACAATGAGGAAGCTGAATCCGGGCAAAAACCAGGCTCCATCTACTGTTTGCTTCTGTTTATTCGGGAAGGAATGAGTAATAGcctaataaaaagagaaatgagcaACTTTGAAATCCTAAGTAAGAATAAAAGAATTGAGGCCTTcgtcatgtttttatttttgttgctgtggAAGCTGTATCTTTAG